A single window of Gossypium arboreum isolate Shixiya-1 chromosome 13, ASM2569848v2, whole genome shotgun sequence DNA harbors:
- the LOC108462127 gene encoding phenylacetaldehyde synthase-like gives MLPESAPYCPEPLQDILEDVSNCIIPGLTHWQSPNFFAYFHANASTAGFLGEMLCSGFNVVGFNWISSPAATELESIVLDWMGKMLKLPSSFLFSGTGGGVLHGSTCEAVVCVLAAARDKALKELGGWENITKLVVYASDQTHFTFQKAAKLVGIPPSNSRLIETSFSTGFSLSPENLRFVIEDDIKSGLVPLFLCATIGTTPSGAVDPIAELGKVAMEFKLWLHIDAVYAGSGCICPELRHYLDGVELANSISMNPHKWFLTNMDCCCLWIKEPKLLVDSLSTDPEILRNNASKSKAVVDYKDWQIALSRRFRALKLWVVIRRYGLANLMYHIRSDIAMAKRFEALVGEDERFEIVVARKFALVCFRLKPKVEEEDLNCKLVEAINSSGRAFVSHAVLSGIYVIRCAIGTTLTQQHHVDALWKLIQDKAQSLLM, from the coding sequence ATGTTGCCAGAGTCAGCCCCTTATTGCCCTGAACCACTCCAAGACATACTCGAAGATGTCAGCAATTGCATCATCCCAGGCCTGACTCATTGGCAAAGTCCCAACTTCTTCGCCTATTTCCATGCAAATGCTAGCACTGCTGGCTTTCTTGGGGAAATGCTTTGTTCGGGTTTTAATGTCGTTGGTTTCAACTGGATTTCGTCACCGGCGGCGACTGAGCTCGAATCCATTGTCTTGGATTGGATGGGCAAAATGCTTAAGCTACCATCTTCCTTCTTGTTCTCCGGAACCGGTGGTGGAGTCTTGCATGGCAGTACATGTGAGGCTGTTGTTTGCGTTTTGGCTGCTGCAAGGGACAAAGCCTTGAAAGAGCTTGGAGGCTGGGAAAACATAACCAAACTGGTGGTTTATGCTTCGGATCAAACGCATTTCACTTTCCAAAAGGCAGCGAAACTCGTAGGCATTCCCCCATCAAATTCTCGGTTAATTGAAACATCTTTTTCGACAGGGTTTTCGTTGTCACCTGAAAACCTTCGCTTCGTCATTGAAGACGATATCAAATCTGGTTTGGTGCCATTATTTTTATGTGCAACCATTGGGACAACACCCTCTGGAGCTGTCGATCCTATTGCAGAGTTGGGCAAAGTTGCCATGGAATTCAAGCTTTGGCTTCACATTGATGCAGTATATGCAGGAAGTGGCTGCATTTGCCCCGAGCTCCGCCATTATCTTGATGGAGTGGAGCTTGCTAACTCCATCAGCATGAATCCACATAAATGGTTTCTCACAAACATGGATTGCTGTTGTCTGTGGATCAAGGAACCGAAGTTGTTGGTGGATTCATTGTCAACTGACCCTGAAATTCTAAGAAACAACGCAAGTAAATCCAAAGCAGTGGTGGACTACAAAGATTGGCAAATAGCATTGAGTAGACGTTTTAGGGCTTTGAAGCTTTGGGTTGTGATTCGCCGATATGGTCTGGCTAACCTGATGTACCACATTCGAAGCGATATCGCCATGGCTAAACGATTCGAAGCACTTGTGGGAGAAGATGAGAGGTTTGAGATCGTAGTGGCCAGAAAGTTCGCATTGGTTTGCTTCAGGTTGAAGCCCAAGGTGGAGGAGGAGGATCTGAACTGTAAATTGGTGGAGGCCATAAATTCAAGTGGAAGAGCGTTCGTGAGCCATGCAGTGTTGAGTGGGATTTATGTAATTCGATGTGCCATTGGAACAACTCTAACTCAACAACACCACGTGGATGCCTTGTGGAAACTCATCCAAGACAAAGCTCAAAGTTTATTGATGTAG